Proteins encoded in a region of the Pseudomonas shahriarae genome:
- a CDS encoding efflux RND transporter permease subunit, which translates to MPQFFIDRPIFAWVVALFILLAGALAIPQLPVAQYPNVAPPKVEIYAVYPGASAQTLDESVVSLIEQELNGADHLLYFESQSSLGSATITATFQPGTDPEMAQVDVQNRLKAVEPRLPQAVTQQGLQVEKVSAGFLLLVTLTSSDGKLDDVALSDYLARNVMNELKRLDGVGKAQLYGAERAMRIWIDPQKLIGFNLTPADVNAAITAQNAQVSAGSIGDLPGTNTQEITASILVKGQLSTPAEFADIVLKANPDGSTVRIGDVARVEIGSQEYQFSTRLNGKPSTAVSVQLSPGANALSTATLVRAKMDELSRYFPANVEYKIPYDTSPFVKVSITKVIYTLLEAMALVFAVMFLFLQNIRYTLIPTLVVPIALMGTFATMLLLGFSINVLTMFGMVLAIGILVDDAIVVVENVERIMVTEGLSPKEATRKAMGQITGAIIGITLVLVAVFLPMAFMSGSVGVIYQQFSLSMATSILFSAFLALSLTPALCATLLKPIAKGEHHTKGGFFGWFNRRFEQLTDRYEGWVAYALKRSGRYLLIYLVLLVGMGFLFSRLPASFLPVEDQGYTITDIQLPPGASKNRTVLVAEQIEAHNATEPGVGDTTMIMGFSFSGSGQNAALAFTTLKDWSERSSDDSAASIADRANMAFTELKDAMAYAVLPPPVDGLGTSSGFEFRLQDRGGVGHAALMAARTELLAAAEKSPILANVRESALAEAPQVQLEVDRKRANALGVSFADVGNILSSAVGSAYINDFPNQGRMQRVVVQAEGDQRSQVEDLMKIHVRNNAGKMVPLSAFVEARWVQGPAQLTRYNGYPAIAISGEASPGHSTGEAMEEIQRLVSQLPAGLGQEWTGLSLQERLSGSQAPLLLMLSLLVVFLCLAALYESWSIPTSVLLVVPLGVLGAVMAVSLRGMPNDVFFKVGLITIIGLSAKNAILIIEFAKDLYDQGEDLIDATLKAARLRLRPIIMTSLAFILGVVPLAIATGASSASQQAIGTGVIGGMITATLAVVFVPVFFVVVMKLVRKRKD; encoded by the coding sequence ATGCCGCAGTTCTTTATTGACCGCCCGATCTTCGCCTGGGTGGTCGCCCTGTTTATCCTGCTGGCCGGCGCCCTCGCCATCCCGCAGTTGCCGGTGGCGCAGTACCCCAACGTCGCGCCGCCGAAAGTGGAAATCTACGCGGTGTACCCGGGCGCTTCGGCGCAAACCCTGGATGAAAGCGTGGTCAGCCTGATCGAGCAGGAGCTCAACGGCGCCGACCACCTGCTGTATTTCGAATCCCAGAGCAGCCTCGGCTCGGCCACCATCACCGCGACCTTCCAGCCGGGCACCGACCCGGAAATGGCCCAGGTCGATGTGCAGAACCGCCTCAAGGCCGTGGAGCCGCGCCTGCCGCAAGCCGTGACCCAGCAAGGCTTGCAGGTGGAGAAGGTGTCCGCCGGCTTCCTGCTGCTGGTGACTTTGACCTCCAGCGACGGCAAGCTCGACGACGTGGCGCTCAGCGATTACCTGGCGCGCAACGTGATGAACGAGCTCAAGCGCCTCGACGGCGTGGGCAAGGCCCAGCTGTACGGCGCCGAGCGGGCGATGCGGATCTGGATCGACCCGCAGAAACTCATCGGTTTCAACCTGACCCCGGCCGACGTCAATGCGGCGATTACCGCGCAGAACGCCCAGGTCTCGGCCGGTAGCATCGGTGATCTGCCGGGCACCAATACCCAGGAAATCACCGCGTCGATTCTGGTCAAGGGCCAGCTCTCCACGCCGGCCGAGTTTGCCGACATTGTGCTCAAGGCCAACCCGGACGGTTCCACCGTGCGTATTGGTGATGTGGCGCGGGTCGAGATCGGCAGCCAGGAATACCAGTTCTCCACGCGCCTGAACGGCAAGCCCTCCACCGCCGTCAGCGTGCAACTGTCGCCCGGCGCCAATGCCTTGAGCACCGCGACCCTGGTGCGGGCAAAGATGGATGAGCTGTCGCGCTACTTCCCGGCCAATGTCGAGTACAAGATCCCTTACGACACCTCGCCGTTCGTCAAGGTCTCGATCACCAAGGTGATATACACCCTGCTGGAGGCGATGGCGCTGGTGTTTGCGGTGATGTTCCTGTTCCTGCAAAACATCCGCTACACCCTGATCCCGACGCTGGTGGTGCCGATTGCACTGATGGGCACCTTCGCCACCATGCTGTTGCTGGGTTTCTCGATCAACGTGCTGACCATGTTCGGCATGGTGCTGGCCATCGGCATCCTGGTGGACGATGCGATTGTGGTGGTGGAGAACGTCGAGCGGATCATGGTGACTGAGGGCCTGTCGCCCAAGGAAGCCACACGCAAGGCCATGGGCCAGATTACCGGGGCGATCATCGGCATTACCCTGGTGCTGGTGGCGGTGTTCCTGCCGATGGCCTTTATGTCGGGTTCGGTGGGGGTGATCTACCAGCAGTTCTCGCTGTCGATGGCCACCTCGATCCTGTTCTCGGCGTTTCTCGCCCTGTCCTTGACCCCGGCCCTGTGCGCCACGTTGCTCAAGCCGATTGCCAAGGGCGAGCACCATACCAAGGGTGGGTTCTTCGGCTGGTTCAACCGGCGCTTTGAACAACTGACCGACCGCTACGAAGGCTGGGTTGCCTATGCCCTCAAGCGCAGCGGCCGCTACCTGCTGATCTACCTGGTCCTGCTGGTGGGCATGGGCTTCCTGTTCAGCCGCCTGCCCGCCTCGTTCCTGCCGGTGGAAGACCAGGGCTACACCATCACCGATATCCAGTTGCCGCCGGGCGCGAGCAAGAACCGTACGGTGCTGGTGGCCGAGCAGATCGAAGCGCATAACGCCACCGAGCCGGGCGTCGGTGATACGACGATGATCATGGGGTTCAGCTTCTCCGGTTCCGGGCAGAATGCGGCGCTGGCGTTTACCACGCTCAAGGATTGGTCCGAGCGCAGCAGCGACGATTCGGCGGCCTCGATTGCCGATCGCGCCAACATGGCCTTTACCGAACTCAAGGATGCGATGGCCTATGCCGTGCTGCCACCACCGGTGGATGGCCTGGGTACCTCCAGCGGCTTTGAGTTCCGCTTGCAGGACCGGGGCGGCGTCGGCCATGCCGCGTTGATGGCAGCCCGTACCGAACTGCTGGCGGCTGCGGAAAAAAGCCCGATCCTGGCCAATGTGCGCGAAAGTGCCCTGGCCGAGGCGCCGCAAGTGCAGTTGGAGGTGGACCGCAAGCGGGCCAATGCCCTGGGCGTGTCGTTTGCCGATGTGGGCAATATCCTGTCCTCGGCCGTTGGCTCGGCCTACATCAACGACTTCCCCAACCAGGGCCGCATGCAGCGCGTGGTGGTACAGGCCGAAGGCGACCAGCGCAGCCAGGTCGAAGACCTGATGAAGATCCATGTGCGCAACAACGCCGGGAAGATGGTGCCGCTGTCGGCATTTGTCGAAGCGCGCTGGGTCCAGGGCCCGGCGCAGTTGACCCGTTACAACGGTTACCCGGCCATCGCTATTTCGGGTGAAGCCTCACCCGGTCATAGCACCGGCGAGGCGATGGAAGAAATCCAGCGTCTGGTCAGCCAATTGCCAGCCGGCCTGGGCCAGGAATGGACCGGGTTGTCCTTGCAGGAGCGCTTGTCAGGCTCCCAGGCGCCGCTGCTGTTGATGCTGTCGCTGCTGGTGGTGTTCCTGTGCCTGGCGGCGCTGTATGAGAGCTGGTCGATCCCCACTTCGGTGCTGCTGGTGGTGCCGTTGGGCGTGTTGGGCGCGGTCATGGCGGTGTCGCTGCGCGGCATGCCCAACGACGTGTTCTTCAAGGTCGGCTTGATCACGATCATCGGGCTGTCGGCGAAAAACGCGATCCTGATCATCGAGTTCGCCAAGGACCTGTATGACCAGGGCGAAGACCTGATTGACGCGACATTGAAGGCCGCACGCTTGCGTCTGCGACCGATCATCATGACTTCGCTGGCGTTCATTCTGGGCGTGGTGCCGTTGGCGATTGCCACCGGCGCCAGTTCGGCGAGCCAGCAGGCGATTGGGACCGGGGTGATTGGCGGCATGATCACGGCGACACTGGCGGTGGTGTTTGTGCCGGTGTTCTTTGTGGTCGTCATGAAACTGGTGCGCAAACGCAAAGATTGA
- a CDS encoding response regulator transcription factor, with protein MPNILLVEDDAALSELIASYLERNGYHVNVLSRGDHVRERARLNPPDLVILDLMLPGLDGLQVCRLLRADSAGLPILMLTARDDSHDQVLGLEMGADDYVTKPCEPRVLLARVRTLLRRSSLSEPQAANDQILMGNLCIDLSERAVTWREQTVELSSGEYNLLVVLARHAGEVLSRDQILQRLRGIEFNGTDRSVDVAISKLRRKFDDHAGEARKIKTVWGKGYLFSRSEWEC; from the coding sequence ATGCCCAACATCCTCCTGGTCGAAGACGACGCCGCGCTGTCCGAGCTGATTGCCAGTTACCTTGAACGCAATGGCTATCACGTCAATGTGCTCAGCCGTGGCGACCATGTGCGTGAACGGGCGAGGCTCAACCCACCAGACCTGGTGATCCTCGACCTGATGCTGCCTGGCCTCGATGGCCTGCAAGTCTGCCGCCTGCTGCGCGCCGATTCGGCCGGCCTGCCAATCCTGATGCTCACCGCCCGCGATGACAGCCATGACCAGGTGCTGGGCCTGGAAATGGGCGCCGACGACTACGTGACCAAACCCTGCGAGCCACGGGTGCTGCTGGCCCGGGTGCGCACCCTGTTGCGCCGCAGCAGCCTCAGCGAGCCACAGGCGGCCAACGACCAGATCCTGATGGGCAACCTGTGCATTGACCTGTCGGAACGCGCCGTGACTTGGCGCGAGCAGACGGTGGAGCTGTCCAGCGGCGAATACAACCTGTTGGTGGTGCTGGCCCGGCATGCCGGCGAAGTACTCAGTCGCGACCAGATCCTGCAGCGCCTGCGGGGCATCGAGTTCAACGGCACCGACCGTTCGGTGGATGTGGCCATCTCCAAGCTGCGCCGCAAGTTCGACGACCATGCCGGCGAGGCGCGCAAGATCAAGACGGTATGGGGCAAAGGCTACCTGTTCAGTCGCTCCGAGTGGGAATGCTGA
- a CDS encoding ATP-binding protein produces the protein MFRALIRLYLLTIVTYSAAIYLIPMGIIEVFHDRYMNYNIEQSRGLQSLIVRQYHSRPVERWSEVTDQLARDFAPLKVQLMHRQDARYTPDEERLLEQGKPVIRLGEWGWMEEISSPLNGQLAVKLTIPPDPLDMNLLYWTMNVLIGAALLGGLLIWLRPHWRDLERLKVTAAQLGRGRLEERTHIPPSSNIGSLAAVFDTMANDIEHLLNQQRDLLNAVSHELRTPLTRLDFGLALALSEDQPAASRERLQGLVAHIRELDELVLELLSYSRLQNPAHLPERVEVVLDEFIDSILGSIDDELENPEIVIDVVLECAVERFTLDPRLTARALQNLLRNAMRYCERRIQIGVKVCAKGCEIWVDDDGIGIPEEQRARIFEPFYRLDRSRDRATGGFGLGLAISRRAVEAQGGTLTAQASPLGGARLRLWLPT, from the coding sequence ATGTTCCGCGCCCTGATCCGTCTCTACCTGCTGACCATCGTGACCTACAGCGCAGCGATCTACTTGATCCCCATGGGCATCATCGAGGTCTTCCACGACCGCTACATGAACTACAACATCGAGCAGTCCCGTGGCTTGCAGAGCCTGATCGTGCGCCAGTACCACAGCCGGCCGGTGGAGCGCTGGTCCGAGGTCACCGACCAATTGGCACGGGATTTTGCGCCGCTGAAGGTGCAACTGATGCATCGCCAGGACGCCCGCTACACACCCGACGAGGAGCGACTGCTGGAGCAGGGCAAGCCGGTGATCCGCCTGGGGGAGTGGGGCTGGATGGAGGAGATCAGCTCGCCGCTCAATGGGCAGTTGGCGGTTAAATTGACCATCCCCCCCGACCCGCTGGACATGAACCTGCTGTACTGGACCATGAACGTGCTGATCGGCGCGGCGTTGCTGGGCGGCCTGTTGATCTGGCTGCGCCCGCATTGGCGCGACCTGGAGCGCCTCAAGGTCACCGCAGCGCAGTTGGGCCGGGGCCGCCTGGAGGAGCGTACGCATATTCCCCCCAGCTCCAACATCGGCAGCCTGGCGGCGGTGTTCGACACCATGGCCAACGACATCGAGCACCTGCTCAACCAGCAGCGGGACTTGCTCAACGCGGTGTCCCACGAACTGCGCACACCGCTGACCCGCCTGGATTTCGGCCTGGCCCTGGCGTTGTCCGAAGATCAGCCGGCCGCCAGCCGCGAGCGCCTGCAAGGCCTGGTGGCGCATATCCGCGAGTTGGATGAGCTGGTGCTGGAGTTGCTGTCCTACAGCCGCCTGCAAAACCCGGCGCATCTGCCCGAGCGGGTGGAGGTGGTGCTCGATGAGTTTATCGACAGCATCCTGGGCAGCATCGACGACGAGCTGGAGAACCCGGAGATCGTGATTGATGTGGTACTGGAGTGCGCCGTGGAGCGTTTTACCCTCGACCCACGCCTCACCGCCCGTGCCCTGCAAAACCTGCTGCGCAATGCCATGCGCTATTGCGAGCGACGGATCCAGATCGGCGTCAAGGTCTGCGCCAAGGGCTGTGAAATCTGGGTGGATGACGATGGCATCGGCATCCCCGAAGAGCAGCGCGCCCGGATCTTCGAGCCGTTCTACCGCCTGGACCGCAGCCGCGACCGCGCCACCGGCGGCTTCGGCCTGGGCCTGGCGATCAGCCGCCG
- a CDS encoding efflux RND transporter periplasmic adaptor subunit, translated as MSKNLFAPFCLLALTLALGACGNSAGDTPEMPLAKVRIETLEAKPLSISSELSGRIVAPRIAEVRARVAGVVLQRVFKEGHDVKQGDVLFRIDPAPFKADLDSAQASLRKAEANAFQARLQEQRYSQLVEGNAISAQDYDNARAAARQTAADVAANQAAVQRAKLNLGYATVTAPISGRIGRALVTEGALVGQNEATPMALIQQLDPIHADLTQSTRELNDLRRAFRAGHLKQVGQDQAKATLIQDDGSLYPLPGKLLFAEISVDPGTGQIILRSEFPNPDLDLLPGSFIRVRLEQAVDQQGLSVPQRAITRDSAGIPMVLLVDAEQNVSQQPVELGAAINDRWVVNSGLKAGDRIIVEGLQHARPGEKVEVDASVAPVAQAAGQ; from the coding sequence ATGTCAAAGAATCTGTTTGCGCCGTTTTGCCTGCTGGCACTGACCCTGGCCCTGGGTGCGTGTGGCAACTCCGCAGGCGACACCCCCGAAATGCCCCTGGCCAAGGTGCGGATCGAAACCCTCGAAGCCAAGCCCCTGTCCATCAGCAGCGAGCTGAGTGGGCGGATCGTCGCACCGCGCATCGCCGAAGTGCGCGCCCGGGTTGCGGGCGTGGTGCTTCAACGGGTGTTCAAGGAAGGCCATGACGTCAAACAGGGCGACGTGCTGTTCCGTATTGACCCGGCGCCGTTCAAGGCCGACCTCGACAGCGCCCAGGCCAGCCTGCGCAAGGCCGAGGCCAATGCCTTCCAGGCGCGCCTGCAAGAGCAGCGCTACAGCCAGTTGGTCGAAGGCAATGCCATCAGCGCCCAGGACTACGACAACGCCCGCGCCGCCGCCCGGCAAACCGCCGCGGATGTCGCGGCCAACCAGGCAGCGGTGCAACGCGCCAAGCTCAACCTTGGCTATGCCACCGTGACCGCGCCGATCTCCGGGCGTATCGGCCGCGCGCTGGTGACCGAAGGCGCCCTGGTGGGGCAGAACGAAGCCACGCCCATGGCGCTGATCCAGCAACTGGACCCGATCCACGCCGACCTGACCCAATCCACCCGCGAACTCAATGACCTGCGCCGCGCTTTCCGCGCCGGGCATTTGAAGCAAGTGGGCCAGGACCAGGCCAAGGCCACGCTGATCCAGGATGACGGTAGCCTCTATCCGCTGCCGGGCAAGTTGCTGTTCGCGGAGATTTCCGTAGACCCCGGTACCGGGCAGATCATCCTGCGCAGCGAATTCCCCAACCCGGACCTCGACCTATTGCCCGGCAGCTTTATCCGCGTACGCCTGGAGCAGGCGGTCGACCAGCAAGGCCTGAGCGTGCCGCAGCGCGCAATCACCCGTGACAGCGCCGGCATCCCCATGGTGTTGCTCGTGGACGCCGAGCAGAACGTCAGCCAGCAGCCGGTGGAGTTGGGCGCGGCGATCAATGATCGCTGGGTGGTCAACAGCGGCCTGAAGGCTGGGGACCGCATCATCGTCGAAGGCCTGCAACACGCACGCCCCGGCGAAAAAGTCGAAGTGGATGCCAGCGTCGCGCCTGTCGCCCAGGCAGCCGGCCAGTAA